The DNA region TCTAGCATGACTTTGTTTTCTGCCAACACTGAACCATACACCTCCTTAAGCCCTCTTGATTCGGCGTAATGAATAATCCTCTTCAACAATAACGTACCCAAGCCTTGTCGGCCAACGACATGATTAACAATTAAAGAAAACTCGGCCCTTGGTTCAAATGCATCTGATATTAAGCGCACCACGGCGTACAGCTTCCAGTTTTTTTGTGTTCTTGGGTCCGTTATAACCAACGCCATTTCACGGTCATAATCAATTTGCGAAAAACGTGCTGCCATGGGGTGACTCATCGTCTTTATTGCATTAAAAAATCTAAACCGTATCTCTTCTTTGGTTAACTGATTAAAGTTTTCTATCAGCGCCGGTTCATCCTCTGGTCTCACCGGTCTCAATTCGTAGGTTTTACCGGACGCAAGCGTTATTTTCTCTTCAAGATCATGTGGGTAAGGGTGTATAGCCAGCCTGTTCGTCTTCACCTCACTTTTTATAGAAATACGTATGCGGGCATCGAGCGCAACAACACCCTGACTATTAACCAGCAACGGATTAACATCCAACTCAACTAAGCGATCAAAATCCACAACTAATTGAGAGAGTTTAATCAGTGTTAACAAAAGCGCATCCATATCAACAGCTTCTCGATCACGATAACCTTTTAGCAGATGATAAATTTTCGTCCTCACCACCATATCTTTTGCTAACTTAAGGTTCAATGGAGGCAAGGCTAGCGCTTTATCGTTATACACTTCAACCGCTGTACCCCCCTGGCCAAACATTAAAACCGGACCAAATGTTGGGTCATTTAACACACCTAAGATCACCTCATGCGCGTCTTTATAATTAGCCATATTTTGAACAAAAAAGCCTTCTATTTGCGCATCTGGCCGACGATGTTGAACCGTATTTTGAATATCTAGCACGGCTTGTTTTACCGCTGCCTCACTCGCCAAGTTCAGCGCAACGCCTTGAACATCTGATTTATGAAGAATATCGGGAGAAAATATTTTTACCGCCACTGGGTACCCAAGCTCTGTCGCAAAACTGACAGCCTCTTCGGCTGTCGTAGCTAGGCGTGTTGTTACCGTCGGAATACCATAGGCTGCCAACACCTGCTTTGCTTCCATTTCATTAAGCCATTCGCGCTTTTGCGCTACCGCTTTGTCAACAATAGACTGTGCTGTCTTAACGTCAAACTCTAAATCTTCTGTCAGCGCGGGCGGTGTTTCCATCAAAATTTTCTGGTTTTGACGATAATGTACTAAATACATAAATGAATTAACCGCCGATTCAGGCGTTGCATAACTCGGAATACCTCGCTCAGCAAACAAGGAACGACTTGCTTCGGCGGTTGCACTACCCACCCAACTGGTGAGCACACATTTTTTACCTGTTGCAGCAATATCAGCCACAACCTTCGCTATATCAATGCTTGATGAAACAGCCGTCGGACAATTCAAGACCAATATCGCACCAATATTTTCATCCTCTTGAAGAACACCCAAGGCGGCAGCATAACGGTCTGGTCCAGCATCACCAATAATGTCGATAGGGTTTGCACCCGACCATGTTTTTGGCAACACCTTATCAAGCTTTTGTTTGCTGACATCTGACAGCTGCGCTAACACCCCACCTGATTGAACCAATGCGTCTGTTGCCAATACACCCATACCACCACCATTTGTCAAAATGGCTAAGCCACTCTTATCCAGTGGTTTAACCGATGTCAGTGATGCAGCAGCATAAAAAAGCTCACTCATCCCATTGACCCTAAGTAAGCCTGAACGATCAAAAACAGCTTGATAGACATCATCAGAACCTGCCATTGCTCCCGTATGAGACGCTACTGCTTTACTGCCCGCATCTGAGCGACCCACTTTCAGCACAACAATCGGCTTCGTCCTAGAGGCGGCCCTTGCTGCTGAAATAAAGCGCCTCGCATGCTGAACCGATTCCATGTAAATAACAATAGCTTCCGTTTCTGAGTCCATTGACATTGCATCTAAGACCTCTCCAAATGTAATATCAGCCATATCCCCCAGTGACACTAAATGAGAAAAACCGATACCGCGACCACATGCCCAGTCAATAATCGAGGTTAACATGGCGCCTGATTGAGAAATGACACCAATCTTTCCTTTGTTAGGCATTAAATGGCTAAAACTCGCATTTAATTTGTTAATCGGTGAGATAACCCCTAAACAATTCGGCCCTATAATTCTCACATTATATTGACGCGCCTCTTTCAACATTTGCGCCTCAAGATCTTTACCACCGGTGCCATTGCCTTCAGAAAAGCCAGCGGTAATGACAACAACACTTCTTGTCCCTTTTTGCCCTAGTTCAGCAATTAACCCCGGCACAGTCTTAGGTGGTGAAACAATAACCGCTAAATCCGCTGCAGATTCAAGTTCATCTACCGAGGCACTACAAGGAAGATCGAGTACACGTTTATACTTAGGGTTAACAATACTGATATTGTCTTTCGCCATACCGCCAGACAATAAGTTTTGAACAATGATCTTACCGAGTGAGCCATCACGTGAACTGGCGCCGATAACAACAATTGTTTGAGGAGCAATAAAGCTCGACATTCTGTTTTCAGTCATGTTCCTTCCTTAAAATAAAATTATTTGTGCAATGCAATATAATAAGATTGTAATACGCATTTATCTAATTTATAAGAAAAAACCACCTATATCGCAGCCTAATCTGATATTTACGCCTATAACACCACCCAATCATTGTATAAAATATCTATCAATAACTATGCGCACCAACTCGCCATTAAACGAGCCGCGCCATAAACGATTAATACGCGTTTAACTATGTTTACTACCCTTAGAAAAAGTCTTATTTAAATAATAAACGGATTACAAATGGCTCAATATATCTACACCATGAACGGCGTTAGTAAAGTCGTTCCCCCTAAACGTAAAATTCTTACTGATATTTATTTATCGTTTTACCCCGGCGCTAAAATTGGTGTTTTGGGTCTAAATGGCTCAGGTAAATCGACCCTGCTAAAAATTATGGCTGGGTTAGACACCGAAATAGAGGGCGAAGCGCGCCCACAGCCAGGCATTAAAATTGGCTACCTCGCCCAAGAACCGCAATTAGACGAAAGCAAGGACGTACGCGCTAACATTGAAGAAGCGTTAGGTGACCTCACCAATGCTCAAGCTGAATTAGACGCTGTATATGCCGCTTATGCCGAGCCCGATGCTGACTTTGACGCCCTAGCAAAAAAACAGGCCGAGTTAGAAAACATCCTGCAAGCTGGTGATGGCCACGACACCGATCGCACCATGGAAATTGCCGCAGATGCCCTACGCCTACCGCCATGGGATGCCGATGTGAGCAAACTATCAGGGGGTGAAAAACGCCGCGTTGCGCTGTGTAAATTATTACTTTCAAAACCCGATATGTTGCTGCTTGATGAACCAACCAACCACTTAGATGCTGAATCTGTGGCATGGTTAGAACGCTTCTTGCACGATTTTACCGGTACCGTAGTTGCCGTTACCCATGACCGTTATTTTTTAGATAACGTTGCCGGGTGGATTTTAGAACTCGATCGCGGACGCGGCATTCCTTGGGAAGGCAATTACTCATCATGGTTAGAACAAAAAGACGCACGACTAGAGCAAGAACAAAAAGCCGAAGCTTCACAAAAACGTTCCATTAAAAAAGAACTTGAATGGGTACGTTCAAACCCGAAAGGCCGCCATGCCAAAAGCAAAGCACGTATGGCACGCTTTGATGACTTGCAATCCAAAGAGTTCCAAAAACGCAGCGAAACACAGGAAATTTACATACCACCCGGCCCACGCTTGGGTGATTCGGTGATAGAAGCCGTTAACATCAGCAAAGCCTTTGGTGACCGCGTGTTATTCGACAACTTAAACTTTAATCTGCCACAAGGTGGCATCGTGGGGATTATTGGTGCCAACGGCGCAGGTAAATCCACCCTATTCAAAATGATGGGCGGGTTAGAAGAAGCCACCAGCGGCGACATTAAAATGGGTGAAACCGTAAAACTCGCCTACGTAGACCAATCACGCGAAAACTTAGACGACAACAAAACCGTATTCGAAGAAATATCAGAAGGTAACGACGTGATTACCGTTGGCACTTACGAAACCCCATCACGCGCTTATGTTGGACGCTTTAACTTTAAAGGATCTGACCAACAAAAACGCATGGGCGACCTATCCGGTGGTGAACGTAACCGTGTGCATTTAGCTAAAGTACTGAAAGAAGGCGGTAATGTATTACTGCTGGATGAACCGACTAATGATTTAGACATTGAAACCCTGCGCGCACTAGAAGAAGCCCTACTCAGCTTCCCCGGTTGCGCCGTGGTCATCTCGCATGATCGCTGGTTCTTAGACCGCATAGCCACCCACATGCTTGCCTTTGAAGGCGATAGTAATGTAGTCTGGTTTGAAGGTAATTATGAAGAATATGAAGCCGATTTAAAACGCCGACTGGGTGTAGAAGCAGATCAACCTAAAAGGTTAAAATATAAAAAGTTGGCGGGGTAGAAAAATTCATTCATGGGGCTATCGAATATCAATTTGATTGCCCCTATGATTTCGCACCATAAACACCATTAAAAAAGGACGATTAATGCTCAACTCATCCAAAAGCCGTCAAATAATCTATGCTTTATTTGCTTTAGCGGGCGTCACGTTAACGTCGTACTTTAATATTCAATATATGCTTGAACAGGGTGGGTTTTCACTTAGTCATTTTATTCATCAGGCCTATATTAACAATGCCTCAAGCTCTTTAACCAATGATGTGCTGGTTATCTGGGGCGCTTTTATTGTTTGGTCATTTGTTGAAGCTCGCCGCCTCTCAATGGCTCGATGGTGGGTGTATATTCTACTAACGGCTACCGTTGCGGTGGCTTTTGCAGTACCCGTTTTTCTATTAATGCGCGAGCGACGCTTAGCAGAGATGAATATCGATTGATAATGAGTGAAGACTACGAGGCTGTTTAAAACGCAGACTAGACGCAGAAACAGCTCAAGCTCGTCGACTTAAATATTAAATTTGGCGGGGTAAAAAAGCTTATTGATATGTGGGATTAAATCCCACCATTTAAATTCAAGAGACCAATGGAATGGAAATAATATATAAATATTACAAAAAGTTAAGCCCCTTTATTTAAATCAACCAAATAAAACTATCGGGATTCCCGGTAATACTGTTTTGTGGGATGCAATCCCATAAAACATACTGTTAACTGTACATGGATGGATTGAATCTTGGTTGAACAATTTGCAGTAATCGTTGGACTAATTTCAGCCTTCTCAGCAGGAAGGGAACTAAATAAGGCTACAGATATGGCTGAGTTTCAGTCGTGGTTGATTGAACACAACCATCAAGATATTCTTGCTCTTATCACTGAAAGTAATAAATCAAGCAGATTCGTAAAAGCCTATCTCAACCAACAGGTTCCTGAGATTCAGGGAAAACTAGATAAGCTAATATATCTAGTAGAGAATTTAGCTGGTGAGGATGGTTCTGATGAGCTGGAATTTACAGGTCATCATTATTTAAAGGGAATATTAAGGTGTTCGTTTGAAAATATTTTTAATTCTAATCTGTCGTCGAATGACTTTGATATCGCTTATACGTATGTTACTGATTGGATAGGTGACAGCGCTCGATATAATGAGTATGTTCTTGAGAAAATGGTTAGAGAGTCTTTGAAAAGAAAAAATACTATTTCACAATTGATAGATAAATATTGGTTTGATTTGGTCGGTGGTTAGAGCAATTCATAAGACCTTATTGAGAGAAAAAGAGAAAAATAGGGTCAGGTCTTGCAATCACACATTTCTGTTTTTCAAGTTACTTGACGAAATCAAGGGGCGGTCAGCTTAGTTTCTTCAAAAATAAGCTCCCCTTTACTCCCAACTTAGCTTTTAACGCTTTGATTTTTAAAAGACTTGAATTTACGTACGCTTAGGCGTACGCTTCGCTTGGAGGTAAAATATTATGACCATATTAAACGTTACTGAAGCTAGATCCAAACTGTACAGTCTTATAGATGAGACTACTGAAACACACCAACCTGTCATCATTACAGGAAAAAGAGGTAATGCCGTTTTAGTGGCAGAAGAAGACTGGAACGCCATCTCTGAAACGCTTAACTTGTTATCCGTTCCTGGCATGCGAGAGTCTATCCAAGAGGGATTGAAACAAGACCTATCTAAAAGCTCTAAGGAGCTTGATTGGTGACTTGGGCGCTACTCTATACAAAACAAGCTCAAAAAGATGCCAGGAAGCTTTCTTCTGAACTTAAGAGTAAATAATAGGGTCAGGTCTTGCAATCAGGCATTTCTATTTTTCAAATTACTCGACGAAATCAAGGGGCGGTCAGCTTAGTTTCTTCAAAAATAAGCTTCCCTATACCCCCAACTTAGCTTTAACGCTTTGATTTTTAAAAGACTTGAATTTACGTACGTTTAGGCGTACGCTTAGCTTGGAGGTAAAATATTATGACCATATTAAATGTTACTGAAGCTAGATCTAAACTGTACAGTCTTATAGATGAGACTACTGAAACACACCAACCTGTCATCATTACAGGAAAAAGAGGTAATGCCGTTTTAGTGGCAGAAGAAGACTGGAACGCCATCTCTGAAACGCTTAACTTGCTATCCGTTCCTGGCATGAGAGAATCTATCCAAGAGGGATTGAAACAAGACCTATCCGAAAGCTCTAAGGAGCTTGATTGGTGACTTGGGAGCTACTCTATACAAAACAAGCTCAAAAAGATGCTAGGAAGCTTTCTTCTGAACTTAAGAATAACGCAAAACCTCTTCTAGATATAATTCAAAAAGACCCTTACCAAAACCCACCACCCTATGAAAAGTTGGTTGGCGATTTATCCGGTGCATATTCACGTCGCATCAACATTCAGCATAGGCTTGTTTACCAAATATACGAAAAGGAACATAGTATAAAAGTAATCAGGCTTTGGACTCACTATGAATAAAGGTGAGTTCAAGTTGCAAGCCCAACACTCTATAAACTAAAAAGACATCGCAAGTATCTGATAAATTTAAATCACTACAACTTAAATATCTGGAACTCACGATGTCTTATACTCATTTAACAGCAGATGAGCATTTCAAAGAGACTAACCCAGCAAACCCTTAAGCGTTCAACGCTTCCTCAATCGCGTTAATAAGGCTTGCATCATCAGGCTATATCAGGCGCAAACCGGCCTTTAATTGACCCATCACGTGCCACTAAAAATTTTTCAAAATTCCAGCTGACATCGCTTTCTACCGCTGGCGATAAACCCTTTTCTGCCAGTCGGCTCATTAACTGACCACCTTCTAGCTGTTTGCTTGTTGGCTGGGCATTAATAAGCCATTCGTATAGCGGGTGTCTTGGGCTGCTATTTATGTTTACTTTACTGTACAGCGGAAAATTGACGGCATAGTTTGTTGAACAAAATGTTTGTATTTCAGCATCACTGCCCGGTTCTTGCCCTGCAAAATCATTACAAGGCAAACCCAATACCACCAAGCCTTTGTCCTGATACGCTTGATAAAGCGCCTCTAAACCTTCATATTGAGGGGTTAAACCGCATTTAGAAGCCACATTAACAATCAGCATAACCTTTCCCTGGTAGTCAGAGAGGGTTGATTCGCTACCGTCAATTTTAGTTAGCGCTATGTCGTAAATTGAGTTACTCATCATCTTTTCCTTGTTCGTTTAATTGTCGTATCTTAACCATTATTTTGATAACTTGTACCTTATAAATGCAGTTATTCCTAGTACCCTAAAAGAACGTGAATATCACAATAGAGTGAATTATGGGGTCAGTCTAGCTAGCGCCCACTCTTAACAAAGAACCAATAAGTTCTTTAACGGTTATTGGTTAAAGTAATCATAAAAAAACATGCAATCAGACCCCCAAAAACTAATTGAAAAACACCCCAGCCTTACTCACTCAGAATTAATGAAGGTTATGTCACATGTTCAACGCCCTCAAGGCGACTGGATTTTACATACGTTGATGGTAGAAGGTTGCACTGTGCCCTTTAAATTCAAGCGCAAAGGTCAATACCAGAGCTTAAAAGGCGCCCGAGTAAACATGACGTACTATCCAGCACAAGAAACTGTTGCTGGCATTGATTTAGAAATTATGAAAGTAGTGCGTATAAAAAGAGGCTGACCTACAACTTAAAGAAGGCGCTAGTTTAAGTTCGTGATTGTTATGCCTAACACGAGTTTTAGCAGAATTGCTTGCAGCTGTACCCAACAGGGCCTGTATCGGTTCTTGATAGGTAAAAAACAGTTGAAAGATAACAAGAACACCAACGCCAACCAGCACATAACCGTTGCCATTAAACCTTGCCCAGTTAAATACCGAAGCCATGGTATAGATGGGGCAGCCAGTTTGATTTAACTCAATTAGTCATTTTTTGACGCGACTTTTAACAGGCGATTTTTACTCTTGAGACGATAAAAGAAATTAGGCTCGCTGATGACATAAATATCACCGTCTTTGTCCATTGTTATACCTTCAGCCTGCGGTACATCATCATGCAAACCAGCATTCCCTCTACTCAAGTCCAATCGGCTGATTTCAATCCCTTCTTTATTGACTTCAACCATTTGACGAGATTCGTCACTCAAGAGTATTAGATGGCCTGTTTGATCGTCATAATGCACCCCTGAGTAATCATCACCGCCAAAAGAGGTTTTTTCTAAAGAAAACGGCGTTGAAATAGCGATATCAGATGATTCAACAAAACCCGACAGCTTTATCAGTTGTCGAGGTGTTTTCTCGTTAATGATAAATAAATCCCCACTGTCTTGGTTATAAGTTAACCCTTCAAATCCTTTGTTTTTACCTGATGTAATGGCTAACTGAAGGCTCTTTAAGCCCACCCTATTAACAACCTTTGTTTGCGAATTAATATCGAACATTACCAAGGTTCTTTTTCGCTCTTCAACCACGGCATATCGTTCGCCGCCGAGATACATCACCCCTTCTGTGTCTTCGAAGCCAATTAAATCAATACGACGAATTAGCTCACCGTCTTTTGTCAGCTCAAGTAGCATTTCTGGGTTATTAACAACAGCAAATAATGTATTGGTATTGCTGTTATAGGTTAGGCCAGATGCATTATCTTTAACACCCGCTATCATCTTAGGCGTTGCGTGAATTTCATAGCCAGTTAAGCCAATTTGCTGTCCAGCAACTATGGGGGTTTCTTCACCGCTGAAGAGGCCGAATGAAACGACTAATATTAACAAGAGATAGATCAGGTTTTGCTTATTACAAACTTTTAAATCACCAATACGAGACTGCTCCAAAACAATTTTTAAGCAATAATCTAAACGAGATATTCGTGTGGTATTCAGCATGGCATTCATCCTTAAAATTTGCAGTGAATGTAACCAATGATGATGACAACGAAGTGTCAGAACGATGACAATATGCAGACGCAAGGCACAAATACCTATCTCAGCCCTTTCCGTGTAACAGGAAAATTTCGCCCCATAAAACCAAAGGATTAGACACTGTCACGAACCTGTCATCTTGCCTCTACATAATAAAGTTTTAGTAAACGGCTTAGGTAGGTTAGGTGATCAAAAAATTAGAGGCGAAATATATTGCGAAAGAACTCAGCTGGCTGTCCTTTAACGAGCGCGTGCTACAAGAAGCGGCTGATAAATCCACACCTATTATAGAAAGAGTCCGGTTTTTAGGCATTTTTTCAAACAACCTAGATGAGTTTTTCAGGGTGCGCGTTGCCAATGTTAAGCGCCGGGTTCTTATTGAGAAAGACCTTGATGAACAAACACCGACCAAAAACTTGTTACGTGATATACAAAAAAAGGTCTTAAAGCTACAAGAAGAATTTGATGTCACTTACCATGAGGTATTGAAAGGGCTCGCGCATAAAAACATTTTCTTAATTAATGAAGATCAACTGAGCCCCGAGCAAGGAAACTGGCTACAAAAATACTTTACCAATCATCTACAAGGTTTTATTGAGCCTATTATTATCAATAAAAATACTAATTTAGCGGCCTTATTAAAAGATGACCTCAGCTATTTAATTTGTGAAATGCTGGGTGGTAAAAACATACAGTATGCAGCAATTGCGATACCAACCACAGACTCTCCTCGTTTTATTGAATTACCACGTGAAAAAGGTAAACGACGACGAGATATTATTATGTCCGACAATATTATTCGCTATTGTATAAACAATATTTTTTCCGCCTATTTTAATTACAAGGTCTGCAATGTTTACGCTATGAAGGTAACGGGAGATGCTGATTTCGGTCTAACCGATGATATTGATTTATCGGTTTTAGAAAAATTATCTATCGGTTTAAAGCAGCGCCTACATGCTAAGCCTGTGAGATTTGTGTACGAACGAGCCATGCCCGATCATGCTATCGACATGCTGAAATCTAAACTTGGCATTACACGTCATGATAGTGTGGTGCCAGGTGGCCGTTATCATAATTTCCGAGACTTTATTGACTTCCCTAATGTGGGGCGTAAACACCTTGAAAACCCTCCGTTAACACCTTTGGTTTCTAGGCAATTTTCCCGTCATGCCTGCCCTTTTGATGCAATAAAGCAGCAAGACATTTTGCTTTGTTACCCTTATCACAAGTTTGATCACTTTACCGAATTGATACGTCAGGCAGCTTTTGATCCAAATGTATTTGAAATAAAAATCTGCCTCTACCGTGTAGCCAACAACAGTAGGCTTATCAAGTCACTGATCAATGCGGTTAGAAATGGCAAAGAAGTTTTTGCTGTTATTGAGTTACACGCACGTTTTGATGAACAAGCCAACATGGAATGGGCGCGTATCTTAACCGAGTCGGGTGTTAAGGTTCACTTTGGCTTACCCTCACTAAAGTGCCACACTAAATTATGTTTAATTGGCCGACATGAACATAAAAAACAAACCTATTACGCTCACGTTGGCACCGGTAACTTTCACGAAAAAACAGCTAAGGTTTACACCGACTTTAGTTTATTTACCAACAAACAAGCGATTACCAAGGAAGTTGCGCTTGTTTTTGACTTTATTGCGCACAGTTATAAAAAAACCACGTTTAAACATTTAATTGTTTCCCCTATCGGCACAAGAGATTGGATTAATAAATCGATTGAGAATGAAATAAAGATGGCCAAAAAAGGGCATAAGGCTGAAATTCTTATTAAAATGAATAACATTGATGATAAGCAAGTTATTGATAAGTTGTACGAGGCCAGTAGTGCCGGTGTGAAAATTAAAATCGTCTTGAGGGGAATGTGCAGTTTAGCTCCTGGGGTTGTAGGGCTTAGTGACAATATTGAAGTTATTTCTATTGTCGACCGATTTTTAGAACATACACGATTTACGATTTTTCATAATAATGGAGACCCTCGCGTTACCATTAGTTCGGCAGACTGGATGACGCGTAATATAGAGCGGCGTGTAGAGGTTGGCTGCCCTATTTATGACCCTGCCATTCAGCAACAAATTATCCATATCTTTAACCTCCAATGGTCCGATAAGACAAAGGCCAGAATTATAGATAAGAAACAACATAACAAATATTTGCCACGAGGCAATAAGCGAAAAATTCGCTCTCAAATATCGGTGTATAACTATCTAAAAGACCTTGAGTCTAACAAGAAATGACTAGCCTTAACGCCGATACCCAATCAGAATTAATTGCTGCCTTAGATTTAGGCTCTAATAGTTTTCACTTAATTATTGCTCGCTTAAATGCCGGTAAGCTTGAACCTCTGCATAAGGTAAAACATCGAGTACGCTTACGAGCGGGGTTAAATAAGGCTAATGAATTAAGTTACGAGGCGATGCTAAGAGCAGCAAGCAGTCTTAAAGAAATGAGCGCTACAATAAAAACATATCAAATTAAAAAATGTCGTGTCGTGGCCACTCATACCTTGCGAGAAGCTGTTAACCGTAATGCTTTTCTCTCACTGGCTGAGTACTCATTGGGCTTTCCTATTGAAATAATTTCAGGCTCTGAAGAGGCCAGATTAATCTACCAAGGGGTCGTTCGTAGCGAAGAAATCAAAGACTCATGTTTGGTGGTTGATATAGGTGGTGGCAGTACTGAAATAGTGCTGGGTGAAGGCACTGATACTCAATATAGAGACAGCAAAAACATGGGCTGCATCAGCTTTACAGAACGTTACTTCAGTAAAGGCGTGAATCAAAAATCATTTAAACGGGCCGAGGTATCCGCACTGCAAAAGCTTGAGCAGTGTTCCCATCATTTTAGGACAAGTCACCCAAATAAGGTCTTTGCAACATCAGGCACCGCCAAAGCCCTTTTTAAGGCGATCGGTTTAATCAGCGAAACAACCGACCGTCTAGAATTAAATACCTTACTCAAATTACAACATTTATTATGCCAAATAGACGGTGTCTCTAAGCTCTCATTAGTTGGTATTGACGAAGCTAGAGCCATGGTTTTACCTGCTGGCTTAGCCATTATGATTGCCCTTATGAAGAGCCTAAACCTAACTGCTTTGACATTCTGCTCTGCTGCCTTGCGCGAGGGCGTCTTGTTTGAAATGGAGCAACAAAATAAACAAGGAGATACACGGCTGCGTACTCGCCAACATTTACAACGTCTTTACAACGTTGACCGTAGGCAGGCCCAACAAATAGCAGAAACTTGCGAGCTATTTTGGCACCAAACTTCAAAAAGCTGGAGTCTAACCTCAACGAAACTTAAGACTCTATTACTTGAGGCCGCTTATTTATATGAGGTTGGCCAGCAAATTAATGTGACTGACTTTCAGCAACATTCAGCTTATATTTTGGCTAACAGTGACCTTGCGGGCTATAACCAAGACGAACAGCTTCTGCTTTCAACCATCGTCATTGGGGCTAGAAAACGGTTTAGACGAAGACGGCTTCCCGACATTCGAATTATCAGCCATAAAATGTTAACGCGGTTAATTCGCCTATTTCGCTTAGCTGTTATTATAAATAATAGCCGCCAGCCCTTAGTTATCGATTTATTATCGCTTCAGGTTGATGGGCGCGAAATGATGCTAAGCATTGATAAACAGTTCTTTCTTGAACAAGACGTGACTATGGCTGACTTAAACAAAGAGTCCAGTGTTATGGCAAACCTAGGCTACACCCTGTCTTGCCAAATTGTTTAACTGACTAGTTTAATAGCAAAATTTATTCTGCACGTTACTTAGCTGGCCTATTCACCCTCTTTCACTTTAATGTTTTATATTTTTTTGCAACGCTGTCTTTTTCCTAACTAGAATCGAACGTTCAAGTAATCAAACTAACCTTCTCTGTCCTTAAACAAAAACGCTTAACCGTTTAAGCATTAGGTATCAAAAATAGGGTATTTAGATTATTGAGACAAGCAAACGTCGAGTAAGATATTTAGCTTAAAATACCTAAACTTGAATTTACAAAATTCACCCCCAAATACTTTTTATATTGT from Cycloclasticus pugetii PS-1 includes:
- a CDS encoding Txe/YoeB family addiction module toxin, translated to MTWELLYTKQAQKDARKLSSELKNNAKPLLDIIQKDPYQNPPPYEKLVGDLSGAYSRRINIQHRLVYQIYEKEHSIKVIRLWTHYE
- a CDS encoding redoxin domain-containing protein; its protein translation is MMSNSIYDIALTKIDGSESTLSDYQGKVMLIVNVASKCGLTPQYEGLEALYQAYQDKGLVVLGLPCNDFAGQEPGSDAEIQTFCSTNYAVNFPLYSKVNINSSPRHPLYEWLINAQPTSKQLEGGQLMSRLAEKGLSPAVESDVSWNFEKFLVARDGSIKGRFAPDIA
- a CDS encoding DUF2834 domain-containing protein, which translates into the protein MLNSSKSRQIIYALFALAGVTLTSYFNIQYMLEQGGFSLSHFIHQAYINNASSSLTNDVLVIWGAFIVWSFVEARRLSMARWWVYILLTATVAVAFAVPVFLLMRERRLAEMNID
- a CDS encoding type II toxin-antitoxin system Phd/YefM family antitoxin, with translation MTILNVTEARSKLYSLIDETTETHQPVIITGKRGNAVLVAEEDWNAISETLNLLSVPGMRESIQEGLKQDLSKSSKELDW
- a CDS encoding bifunctional acetate--CoA ligase family protein/GNAT family N-acetyltransferase produces the protein MTENRMSSFIAPQTIVVIGASSRDGSLGKIIVQNLLSGGMAKDNISIVNPKYKRVLDLPCSASVDELESAADLAVIVSPPKTVPGLIAELGQKGTRSVVVITAGFSEGNGTGGKDLEAQMLKEARQYNVRIIGPNCLGVISPINKLNASFSHLMPNKGKIGVISQSGAMLTSIIDWACGRGIGFSHLVSLGDMADITFGEVLDAMSMDSETEAIVIYMESVQHARRFISAARAASRTKPIVVLKVGRSDAGSKAVASHTGAMAGSDDVYQAVFDRSGLLRVNGMSELFYAAASLTSVKPLDKSGLAILTNGGGMGVLATDALVQSGGVLAQLSDVSKQKLDKVLPKTWSGANPIDIIGDAGPDRYAAALGVLQEDENIGAILVLNCPTAVSSSIDIAKVVADIAATGKKCVLTSWVGSATAEASRSLFAERGIPSYATPESAVNSFMYLVHYRQNQKILMETPPALTEDLEFDVKTAQSIVDKAVAQKREWLNEMEAKQVLAAYGIPTVTTRLATTAEEAVSFATELGYPVAVKIFSPDILHKSDVQGVALNLASEAAVKQAVLDIQNTVQHRRPDAQIEGFFVQNMANYKDAHEVILGVLNDPTFGPVLMFGQGGTAVEVYNDKALALPPLNLKLAKDMVVRTKIYHLLKGYRDREAVDMDALLLTLIKLSQLVVDFDRLVELDVNPLLVNSQGVVALDARIRISIKSEVKTNRLAIHPYPHDLEEKITLASGKTYELRPVRPEDEPALIENFNQLTKEEIRFRFFNAIKTMSHPMAARFSQIDYDREMALVITDPRTQKNWKLYAVVRLISDAFEPRAEFSLIVNHVVGRQGLGTLLLKRIIHYAESRGLKEVYGSVLAENKVMLDLCKRAGFTMQSQHNEPGVVTVKLLLNREASNS
- a CDS encoding type II toxin-antitoxin system Phd/YefM family antitoxin; protein product: MTILNVTEARSKLYSLIDETTETHQPVIITGKRGNAVLVAEEDWNAISETLNLLSVPGMRESIQEGLKQDLSESSKELDW
- the ettA gene encoding energy-dependent translational throttle protein EttA gives rise to the protein MAQYIYTMNGVSKVVPPKRKILTDIYLSFYPGAKIGVLGLNGSGKSTLLKIMAGLDTEIEGEARPQPGIKIGYLAQEPQLDESKDVRANIEEALGDLTNAQAELDAVYAAYAEPDADFDALAKKQAELENILQAGDGHDTDRTMEIAADALRLPPWDADVSKLSGGEKRRVALCKLLLSKPDMLLLDEPTNHLDAESVAWLERFLHDFTGTVVAVTHDRYFLDNVAGWILELDRGRGIPWEGNYSSWLEQKDARLEQEQKAEASQKRSIKKELEWVRSNPKGRHAKSKARMARFDDLQSKEFQKRSETQEIYIPPGPRLGDSVIEAVNISKAFGDRVLFDNLNFNLPQGGIVGIIGANGAGKSTLFKMMGGLEEATSGDIKMGETVKLAYVDQSRENLDDNKTVFEEISEGNDVITVGTYETPSRAYVGRFNFKGSDQQKRMGDLSGGERNRVHLAKVLKEGGNVLLLDEPTNDLDIETLRALEEALLSFPGCAVVISHDRWFLDRIATHMLAFEGDSNVVWFEGNYEEYEADLKRRLGVEADQPKRLKYKKLAG